The Canis lupus familiaris isolate Mischka breed German Shepherd chromosome 27, alternate assembly UU_Cfam_GSD_1.0, whole genome shotgun sequence genome window below encodes:
- the LOC119866380 gene encoding hsc70-interacting protein-like, with translation MDPHKVSELRAFVKMCKQDPSVLHTEEMRFLREWVESMGGKIPPATHKTKSEDNVKEEKTDSKKAEENIKTDEPSSEESDLEIDNEGVIEPDTDAPQEMGDENVEITEEMMDQANDKKVAAIDALNDGELQKAIDLFTDAIKLNPRLAILYAKRASVFIKLQKPNVAIRDCDRAIEINPDSAQPYKWRGKAHRLLGHWEEAAHDLALACKLDYDEDASAMLKEVQPRAQKIAEHRRKYERKREEQEIRERIERVKKAREEHERAQREEEARRQSGAQYGSFPGGFPGGMPSNFPGGMPGMAGGMPGMAGMPGLNEILSDPEVLAAMQDPEVMVAFQDVAQNPANMSKYQSNPKVMKLISKLSAKFGGQV, from the coding sequence ATGGACCCCCACAAAGTGAGCGAGCTTCGGGCCTTCGTGAAAATGTGTAAGCAGGATCCGAGCGTTCTGCACACCGAGGAAATGCGTTTCCTGCGGGAGTGGGTGGAGAGCATGGGGGGTAAAATACCACCTGCTACTCATAAAACTAAATCAGAAGACAatgtcaaggaagaaaaaacagatagTAAGAAGGCGGAGGAAAACATAAAGACAGACGAACCATCAAGTGAGGAAAGTGATCTAGAAATTGACAATGAAGGTGTAATTGAACCAGATACTGATGCCCCTCAAGAAATGGGAGATGAAAATGTAGAGATAACCGAGGAAATGATGGATCAGGCAAATGATAAAAAAGTGGCTGCCATTGATGCCCTAAATGATGGTGAACTACAGAAAGCCATTGACTTGTTCACAGATGCCATCAAACTAAATCCTCGCTTAGCCATTTTGTATGCCAAAAGAGCCAGTGTCTTCATCAAATTACAGAAGCCAAATGTTGCCATTCGAGACTGTGACAGAGCTATCGAAATAAATCCTGATTCAGCGCAGCCTTACAAGTGGCGAGGGAAAGCACACAGACTTCTGGGTCATTGGGAAGAAGCAGCACATGATCTTGCCCTTGCTTGTAAACTGGATTATGATGAAGATGCTAGTGCAATGCTGAAAGAAGTTCAACCCAGGGCCCAGAAAATTGCTGAACATCGGAGGAAGTATGAACGAAAACGTGAAGAGCAAGAGAtcagagaaagaatagaaagggtTAAGAAGGCTCGGGAAGAACATGAAAGAgcccagagggaggaagaagccagaCGACAATCAGGAGCTCAGTATGGCTCTTTCCCAGGTGGCTTTCCAGGGGGAATGCCTAGTAATTTTCCTGGAGGAATGCCTGGAATGGCAGGGGGGATGCCTGGAATGGCAGGAATGCCTGGGCTCAATGAAATTCTTAGTGACCCAGAGGTTCTTGCAGCCATGCAGGATCCAGAAGTTATGGTGGCCTTCCAGGATGTAGCCCAGAACCCagcaaatatgtcaaaatatcaGAGCAACCCAAAGGTTATGAAACTCATCAGTAAATTGTCAGCCAAATTTGGAGGTCAAGTATAA